One segment of Rosa chinensis cultivar Old Blush chromosome 6, RchiOBHm-V2, whole genome shotgun sequence DNA contains the following:
- the LOC112173027 gene encoding uncharacterized protein LOC112173027 isoform X2, with translation MCVLSTFPRVVLFPDATLPLRVIQPNFVVAIERALSQVDAPYTIGVIRVYRDPNNRSIKFANIGTTAEIRQYRRLEDGSLNVVTRGQQRFRLRRRWIDVEGAPYGEIQIIEEDVPLRAPRAAFGDLAPFSNRKGHSFPRAMPSHASRGNSNGSMDVDNDSEANSDESFESALSLTEKGIHQSAIESYYGSDVSTSSDGEKSEFLSQGSQSKDSDSTDSLHSCPESLVDLGSSSISEMQSSKQKDPSSWRNTDYKQIRRVPRAFWPYWVYRMYDSYCLAQGVADMWKQIVGAPLMDGLVKKPDLLSFYIASKLPVSESTRQELLEIDGISYRLRREIELLQTVNLLRCKTCQTVFARRSDMLVMSSDGPLGAYVNPYGCVHEIMTLYKATGLALVGSAVKEYSWFPGYAWTVTNCATCETQMGWLFTATKKNLKPKLFWGIRSSQVSDDLH, from the exons ATGTGTGTGTTATCGACATTTCCGA GAGTTGTCCTGTTCCCAGACGCTACCCTTCCACTAAGAGTTATTCAACCCAATTTTGTAGTCGCTATTGAGAGAGCACTATCCCAAGTTGACGCTCCTTATACCATTGGTGTG ATTCGTGTTTACAGAGATCCCAACAATAGAAGCATAAAGTTTGCAAATATTGGGACAACTGCGGAG ATTCGCCAATATAGGAGATTAGAGGATGGCTCACTGAACGTGGTAACCCGTGGTCAACAGCGATTTCGTCTTAGACGCCGTTGGATTGATGTGGAAGGAGCG CCATACGGGGAAATCCAAATTATAGAAGAAGATGTACCATTGAGGGCTCCACGGGCTGCATTTGGAGATCTGGCACCATTTAGTAATCGAAAAGGCCATAGTTTCCCGCGTGCAATGCCTTCGCACGCTTCTCGTGGAAATTCAAATGGTTCTATGGATGTGGACAATGACTCAGAGGCAAATTCAGATGAAAGCTTTGAGAGTGCACTTTCTTTGACAGAAAAGGGAATTCACCAATCTGCAATTGAATCCTATTATGGATCTGATGTGTCAACAAGCAGTGATGGTGAGAAGTCAGAATTCTTATCTCAAGGATCACAATCGAAAGACTCTGATTCCACAGATTCATTGCATTCGTGCCCTGAGAGTttggttgatttggggagcagttCCATATCGGAGATGCAATCATCCAAACAGAAAGATCCAAGTAGTTGGAGAAATACAGACTATAAACAGATACGTAGAGTTCCAAGAGCATTCTGGCCCTATTGGGTATATCGCATGTATGACTCCTATTGTCTTGCTCAAGGAGTGGCAG ATATGTGGAAACAGATAGTTGGGGCACCATTAATGGATGGTCTGGTGAAGAAGCCTGATCTTTTGTCATTTTACATCGCTAGTAAACTTCCTGTTTCTGAATCTACAAGGCAGGAGCTTTTGGAGATTGATGGTATTTCATATAGGTTACGTCGGGAAATTGAGTTGCTTCAGACTGTTAATCTTCTCCGGTGTAAAACTTGTCAG ACTGTTTTTGCAAGGCGGAGTGATATGCTAGTGATGTCAAGTGATGGTCCTCTTGGTGCTTATGTAAACCCCTATGGTTGTGTGCACGAGATAATGACTCTCTACAAAGCAACTGGCTTGGCACTCGTAGGTTCAGCAGTGAAAGAATACAGCTGGTTTCCTGG GTATGCATGGACAGTAACAAACTGTGCCACCTGTGAAACTCAAATGGGTTGGCTCTTCACAGCCACAAAAAAGAATTTGAAGCCTAAATTGTTTTGGGGGATTCGGAGTTCCCAAGTTTCTGATGACTTGCACTAA
- the LOC112173027 gene encoding protein cereblon isoform X1 produces MADNERLLARERLQIEQIRALDLEELEVEEVDDDYNDDSSADDAAATGRGMADEYTFNTCLASLHTYLGEVEDTHHRMAFLDGGAVLNLPIFYLEGVVLFPDATLPLRVIQPNFVVAIERALSQVDAPYTIGVIRVYRDPNNRSIKFANIGTTAEIRQYRRLEDGSLNVVTRGQQRFRLRRRWIDVEGAPYGEIQIIEEDVPLRAPRAAFGDLAPFSNRKGHSFPRAMPSHASRGNSNGSMDVDNDSEANSDESFESALSLTEKGIHQSAIESYYGSDVSTSSDGEKSEFLSQGSQSKDSDSTDSLHSCPESLVDLGSSSISEMQSSKQKDPSSWRNTDYKQIRRVPRAFWPYWVYRMYDSYCLAQGVADMWKQIVGAPLMDGLVKKPDLLSFYIASKLPVSESTRQELLEIDGISYRLRREIELLQTVNLLRCKTCQTVFARRSDMLVMSSDGPLGAYVNPYGCVHEIMTLYKATGLALVGSAVKEYSWFPGYAWTVTNCATCETQMGWLFTATKKNLKPKLFWGIRSSQVSDDLH; encoded by the exons TGGTCGCGGCATGGCTGATGAATATACCTTCAATACTTGTTTGGCTTCATTGCATACATATCTTGGCG AGGTTGAAGACACTCATCATAGGATGGCGTTCTTGGATGGCGGTGCGGTATTGAACCTCCCAATCTTCTATCTCGAAG GAGTTGTCCTGTTCCCAGACGCTACCCTTCCACTAAGAGTTATTCAACCCAATTTTGTAGTCGCTATTGAGAGAGCACTATCCCAAGTTGACGCTCCTTATACCATTGGTGTG ATTCGTGTTTACAGAGATCCCAACAATAGAAGCATAAAGTTTGCAAATATTGGGACAACTGCGGAG ATTCGCCAATATAGGAGATTAGAGGATGGCTCACTGAACGTGGTAACCCGTGGTCAACAGCGATTTCGTCTTAGACGCCGTTGGATTGATGTGGAAGGAGCG CCATACGGGGAAATCCAAATTATAGAAGAAGATGTACCATTGAGGGCTCCACGGGCTGCATTTGGAGATCTGGCACCATTTAGTAATCGAAAAGGCCATAGTTTCCCGCGTGCAATGCCTTCGCACGCTTCTCGTGGAAATTCAAATGGTTCTATGGATGTGGACAATGACTCAGAGGCAAATTCAGATGAAAGCTTTGAGAGTGCACTTTCTTTGACAGAAAAGGGAATTCACCAATCTGCAATTGAATCCTATTATGGATCTGATGTGTCAACAAGCAGTGATGGTGAGAAGTCAGAATTCTTATCTCAAGGATCACAATCGAAAGACTCTGATTCCACAGATTCATTGCATTCGTGCCCTGAGAGTttggttgatttggggagcagttCCATATCGGAGATGCAATCATCCAAACAGAAAGATCCAAGTAGTTGGAGAAATACAGACTATAAACAGATACGTAGAGTTCCAAGAGCATTCTGGCCCTATTGGGTATATCGCATGTATGACTCCTATTGTCTTGCTCAAGGAGTGGCAG ATATGTGGAAACAGATAGTTGGGGCACCATTAATGGATGGTCTGGTGAAGAAGCCTGATCTTTTGTCATTTTACATCGCTAGTAAACTTCCTGTTTCTGAATCTACAAGGCAGGAGCTTTTGGAGATTGATGGTATTTCATATAGGTTACGTCGGGAAATTGAGTTGCTTCAGACTGTTAATCTTCTCCGGTGTAAAACTTGTCAG ACTGTTTTTGCAAGGCGGAGTGATATGCTAGTGATGTCAAGTGATGGTCCTCTTGGTGCTTATGTAAACCCCTATGGTTGTGTGCACGAGATAATGACTCTCTACAAAGCAACTGGCTTGGCACTCGTAGGTTCAGCAGTGAAAGAATACAGCTGGTTTCCTGG GTATGCATGGACAGTAACAAACTGTGCCACCTGTGAAACTCAAATGGGTTGGCTCTTCACAGCCACAAAAAAGAATTTGAAGCCTAAATTGTTTTGGGGGATTCGGAGTTCCCAAGTTTCTGATGACTTGCACTAA